A window of the Streptomyces sp. NBC_00250 genome harbors these coding sequences:
- the pth gene encoding aminoacyl-tRNA hydrolase → MTDDANAPWLIVGLGNPGPEYAANRHNIGFMVVDLLAERMRGSFKRAGKAQAQVVEGRMGPPGPASRRVILAKPMSYMNLSGGPVTALRDFYKVPTAHIVAIHDELDIDYSVLRLKIGGGDNGHNGLKSMTKAMGAEYHRVRCGIGRPPGRMQVADFVLKDFSSAERKDLDWFVDRAADSVECLVAEGLERAQSAYNS, encoded by the coding sequence ATGACCGACGACGCGAACGCGCCCTGGCTGATCGTCGGCCTCGGCAACCCCGGGCCCGAGTACGCGGCCAACCGGCACAACATCGGGTTCATGGTGGTGGACCTGCTGGCCGAGCGGATGCGCGGCTCGTTCAAGCGGGCGGGGAAGGCGCAGGCGCAGGTCGTCGAGGGCCGGATGGGGCCGCCGGGGCCGGCGAGCCGCAGGGTGATCCTCGCGAAGCCGATGTCGTACATGAACCTGTCGGGCGGTCCGGTGACGGCGCTGCGCGACTTCTACAAGGTGCCGACGGCGCACATCGTGGCGATCCATGACGAGCTGGACATCGACTACTCGGTGCTGCGGCTGAAGATCGGCGGCGGCGACAACGGGCACAACGGTCTGAAGTCGATGACGAAGGCGATGGGTGCGGAGTACCACCGGGTGCGGTGCGGGATCGGGCGTCCGCCGGGCCGGATGCAGGTGGCGGACTTCGTCCTGAAGGACTTCTCCTCGGCGGAGCGCAAGGACCTGGACTGGTTCGTGGACCGGGCGGCTGATTCGGTGGAGTGCCTGGTGGCGGAGGGTCTGGAGCGGGCCCAGTCGGCGTACAACTCCTGA
- a CDS encoding 50S ribosomal protein L25/general stress protein Ctc yields MSEVKLAAVVRTEFGKGAARAIRRNNQVPAVVYGHGSEPAHVTLPAHDLALALRTPNVLLSLDVDGKNELAIPKAVQRDAIKGFLVHVDLLLVKRGEKVTVEIPVQAEGELAAGGNLLEHVLSTLSIEAEATHIPEAVTVSVEGLEAGASILAKDITLPKGSALVTDADAVVLQVLAAQAEEPAAEAEATEGEEA; encoded by the coding sequence ATGTCCGAGGTCAAGCTCGCCGCTGTCGTCCGTACCGAGTTCGGCAAGGGCGCCGCCCGTGCGATCCGCCGCAACAACCAGGTTCCCGCGGTCGTCTACGGCCACGGCTCCGAGCCGGCGCACGTGACCCTCCCGGCCCACGACCTGGCCCTCGCCCTGCGTACGCCGAACGTCCTGCTCTCCCTGGACGTGGACGGCAAGAACGAGCTGGCGATCCCGAAGGCCGTCCAGCGTGACGCCATCAAGGGCTTCCTCGTCCACGTCGACCTGCTCCTCGTCAAGCGCGGCGAGAAGGTCACCGTCGAGATCCCCGTCCAGGCCGAGGGCGAGCTCGCCGCCGGTGGCAACCTGCTGGAGCACGTGCTCAGCACCCTCTCCATCGAGGCCGAGGCCACCCACATCCCCGAGGCCGTCACGGTCTCCGTGGAGGGCCTGGAGGCCGGTGCCTCCATCCTCGCCAAGGACATCACCCTCCCCAAGGGCTCGGCCCTGGTGACCGACGCCGACGCCGTGGTCCTGCAGGTCCTGGCCGCGCAGGCCGAGGAGCCGGCCGCCGAGGCCGAGGCCACCGAGGGCGAAGAGGCCTGA
- a CDS encoding ribose-phosphate diphosphokinase, whose amino-acid sequence MTGIKTTGEKKLMLFSGRAHPELAEEVAHQLGVGLVPTKAFDFANGEIYVRFQESARGADCFLIQSHTAPINKWIMEQLIMIDALKRASARSITVIIPSYGYARQDKKHRGREPISARLVADMLKTAGADRILTVDLHTDQIQGFFDGPVDHLSALPVLADYVGAKVDRAKLTIVSPDAGRVRVADRWCDRLDAPLAIVHKRRDKDVANQVTVHEVVGDVKGRVCVLVDDMVDTGGTICAAADALFAHGAEDVIVTATHGILSGPAADRLKNSKVSEFVFTDTLPVPGALELDKITVLSIAPTIARAVREVFEDGSVTSLFEEH is encoded by the coding sequence GTGACCGGGATCAAGACGACCGGCGAGAAGAAGCTGATGCTCTTCTCCGGCCGCGCCCACCCCGAGCTGGCCGAGGAGGTCGCGCACCAGCTGGGCGTCGGCCTCGTTCCGACCAAGGCGTTCGACTTCGCCAACGGTGAGATCTACGTCCGCTTCCAGGAGTCGGCCCGTGGCGCGGACTGCTTCCTGATCCAGAGCCACACGGCTCCGATCAACAAGTGGATCATGGAACAGCTGATCATGATCGATGCTCTCAAGCGGGCCTCGGCCCGGAGCATCACCGTGATCATCCCGTCGTACGGCTACGCCCGTCAGGACAAGAAGCACCGCGGCCGCGAGCCGATCTCGGCGCGTCTGGTGGCGGACATGCTGAAGACGGCCGGTGCGGACCGCATCCTGACGGTGGACCTGCACACGGACCAGATCCAGGGCTTCTTCGACGGCCCGGTGGACCACCTGTCGGCGCTGCCGGTGCTGGCGGACTACGTGGGTGCGAAGGTCGACCGCGCCAAGCTGACGATCGTCTCCCCGGACGCGGGCCGCGTGCGGGTCGCCGACCGCTGGTGCGACCGTCTGGACGCGCCGCTGGCGATCGTGCACAAGCGCCGTGACAAGGACGTCGCCAACCAGGTCACCGTCCACGAGGTCGTCGGTGACGTGAAGGGCCGCGTCTGCGTCCTGGTCGACGACATGGTCGACACCGGTGGCACGATCTGCGCCGCCGCGGACGCCCTGTTCGCGCACGGTGCGGAGGACGTCATCGTGACGGCCACGCACGGCATCCTCTCCGGTCCGGCCGCGGACCGGCTCAAGAACTCCAAGGTCAGCGAGTTCGTGTTCACGGACACGCTGCCGGTGCCGGGCGCCCTGGAGCTCGACAAGATCACGGTGCTGTCGATCGCGCCGACGATCGCGCGTGCGGTGCGCGAGGTGTTCGAGGACGGTTCGGTGACGAGCCTCTTCGAGGAGCACTGA
- the glmU gene encoding bifunctional UDP-N-acetylglucosamine diphosphorylase/glucosamine-1-phosphate N-acetyltransferase GlmU, translated as MSANRPAAVVVLAAGEGTRMKSKTPKVLHEIAGRSLVGHVVSAARELEPEHLVVVVGHARELVRGHLEEHYAGTRTAVQEEQNGTGHAVRMALEELGQAPDGTVIVVCGDTPLLSGETLRALADTHAADGNAVTVLSAEVPDSTGYGRIVRDQVTGAVTKIVEHKDASDAQLAIREINSGVFAFDGQLLADALGKVRTDNSQGEEYLTDVLAILREAGHRVGASVAGDHREILGINNRVQLAEARALLNQRLIEQAMLAGVTVIDPASVFVDVTVTFEADAVVLPGTQLTGATHIGEDAVVGPNTRLKDTRVGNGARVDNTVADSAVIGERASVGPFAYLRPGTNLGAKSKAGTYVEMKNATVGEGTKVPHLSYVGDATIGEYTNIGAASVFVNYDGEAKHHTTIGSHCRTGSDNMFVAPITIGDGAYTAAGSVITKDVPAGSLAVARGQQRNIEGWVARKRPGSAAAQAAQAAAEDSAGAS; from the coding sequence GTGAGCGCCAATCGCCCGGCAGCCGTCGTCGTCCTCGCAGCGGGTGAGGGCACCCGCATGAAGTCGAAGACCCCCAAGGTCCTCCACGAGATCGCCGGGCGGTCGCTCGTCGGGCATGTCGTCTCCGCCGCCCGGGAGTTGGAGCCCGAGCACCTCGTCGTGGTCGTCGGGCACGCCCGCGAGCTGGTGCGGGGGCACCTGGAGGAGCACTACGCCGGGACCCGCACCGCCGTCCAGGAGGAGCAGAACGGCACCGGACACGCGGTGCGGATGGCCCTGGAGGAGCTCGGGCAGGCGCCCGACGGGACCGTGATCGTCGTCTGCGGCGACACCCCGCTGCTCTCCGGCGAGACGCTGCGCGCCCTCGCCGACACGCACGCCGCCGACGGCAACGCCGTCACCGTGCTGAGCGCCGAGGTCCCGGACTCCACCGGGTACGGGCGGATCGTGCGGGACCAGGTGACCGGCGCCGTGACCAAGATCGTCGAGCACAAGGACGCCTCCGACGCCCAGCTCGCCATCCGTGAGATCAACTCCGGCGTCTTCGCGTTCGACGGGCAGCTGCTCGCCGACGCCCTCGGCAAGGTGCGGACGGACAACAGCCAGGGCGAGGAGTACCTCACCGACGTGCTGGCGATCCTCCGCGAGGCCGGGCACCGGGTCGGCGCCTCCGTCGCCGGTGACCACCGCGAGATCCTCGGGATCAACAACCGCGTGCAGCTCGCCGAGGCCCGCGCCCTGCTGAACCAGCGGCTGATCGAGCAGGCCATGCTCGCCGGTGTGACCGTGATCGACCCCGCGTCCGTGTTCGTGGACGTCACGGTGACCTTCGAGGCCGACGCCGTCGTCCTGCCCGGTACGCAGCTGACCGGTGCCACGCACATCGGCGAGGACGCCGTGGTCGGGCCGAACACGCGCCTGAAGGACACCCGCGTCGGCAACGGCGCCCGGGTGGACAACACCGTCGCCGACTCCGCCGTCATCGGCGAGCGCGCCTCCGTGGGGCCGTTCGCGTACCTCCGTCCGGGCACGAACCTGGGCGCGAAGTCCAAGGCGGGCACGTACGTCGAGATGAAGAACGCGACGGTCGGCGAGGGCACCAAGGTCCCCCATCTGTCGTACGTCGGTGACGCCACGATCGGCGAGTACACGAACATCGGCGCGGCGAGCGTCTTCGTGAACTACGACGGCGAGGCGAAGCACCACACCACGATCGGGTCGCACTGCCGGACCGGGTCGGACAACATGTTTGTGGCTCCCATCACGATCGGGGACGGTGCGTACACCGCCGCCGGGTCCGTGATCACGAAGGACGTGCCGGCGGGTTCGCTCGCCGTCGCCCGGGGCCAGCAGCGGAATATCGAGGGTTGGGTCGCCCGGAAGCGTCCCGGCAGTGCCGCCGCACAGGCCGCTCAGGCCGCGGCCGAGGACTCCGCCGGCGCAAGCTGA